In Raphanus sativus cultivar WK10039 chromosome 5, ASM80110v3, whole genome shotgun sequence, the following proteins share a genomic window:
- the LOC108856931 gene encoding uncharacterized protein LOC108856931 isoform X1, translating to MVSDSDLVTRLREILRSSDLETTTPATVRRQLEADFGVELTDKKAFIRDQIDAFLESNGGGAGEEENPDSPPKAEEDADEMTKEGDGEEEEDDEEKEERPVKAKKRGGGGFAKVCQLSPHLEKFLGSSQLARTEVVKKMWAYIKEKDLQDPKDRRKILCDESLHSLFHVKSINMFQMNKALAKHIWPLGDDGCVTSVKEEEDEGDASGERDEKEDKNEEVEEDNEEESEEEVRSLRKRKRKKPAKSEEKPKRKGGGGFAKVCSLSPELQAFTGMTKLARTEVVKMLWKYIKENNLQDPKDGRTIICDESLRSLFPLESINMFQMNKHLTKHIWPLEDDAGESAGSSSPKNGKLKMETEEGDTESEELNENEEKPKKEGCGLLAPLPLSDALIKFLGDGGESYLSRADVVKRLWEYIEQNDLQDPSDKRRIICDEKLKELFEVDSFEDISVSKLLTSHYIKIEQ from the exons atggttagCGACTCGGACCTGGTGACCCGACTCCGAGAGATTCTCCGTAGCTCCGACCTCGAAACGACGACTCCGGCAACCGTCCGGCGTCAACTGGAGGCGGATTTCGGTGTGGAATTGACGGATAAGAAGGCCTTCATCAGAGATCAAATCGATGCTTTCCTCGAGAGCAATGGCGGAGGAGCTGGAGAAGAAGAGAATCCAGATAGCCCCCCTAAGGCTGAAGAAGATGCCGATGAAATGACCAAAGAAGgcgatggagaagaagaagaagacgatgaagagaaggaagaaaG GCCAGTAAAGGCTAAGAAACGAGGTGGTGGTGGATTCGCCAAAGTATGTCAGCTTTCTCCTCACCTTGAGAAGTTTCTTGGTTCCTCTCAGTTAGCTCGCACTGAG GTTGTGAAGAAAATGTGGGCATATATTAAAGAGAAAGACTTGCAAGACCCAAAGGATAGAAGGAAGATACTCTGTGATGAGTCTCTGCATTCCTTGTTCCATGTCAAGTCCATTAACATGTTTCAGATGAACAAGGCGTTAGCCAAGCATATCTGGCCCTTGGGTGATGATG GGTGTGTAACCAGtgtgaaagaagaagaagatgaaggtgATGCATCAGGGGAAAGAGACGAGAAAGAGGACAAAAACGAAGAAGTGGAAGAGGATAACGAAGAAGAAAGTGAAGAGGAAGTCAGGAGTTTGCGTAAACGCAAGAGAAAGAA GCCAGCCAAGTCCGAGGAGAAGCCCAAGAGGAAAGGAGGTGGTGGATTTGCTAAAGTTTGCAGCCTCTCGCCAGAGCTTCAGGCTTTTACTGGGATGACAAAATTAGCCAGGACAGAG GTTGTGAAAATGCTTTGGAAGTACATAAAAGAGAACAATTTGCAAGATCCAAAGGATGGACGCACAATCATCTgcgacgaatcattgagatctCTGTTCCCTCTCGAGTCCATCAATATGTTTCAAATGAATAAACATCTAACCAAGCACATATGGCCTTTAGAGGATGATGCAG GAGAATCAGCTGGCTCTAGCTCTCCAAAAAATGGAAAGCTAAAAATGGAAACAGAGGAAGGAG ACACAGAGAGTGAAGAACTAAACGAGAATGAAGAAAAGCCAAAGAAGGAAGGTTGTGGTCTTCTTGCTCCACTTCCACTTTCAGATGCTCTTATCAAGTTCTTGGGTGATGGAGGAGAAAGCTATTTGTCGAGGGCAGATGTGGTAAAGAGATTGTGGGAGTACATAGAACAGAATGATCTTCAG GATCCTTCTGATAAGAGGAGAATCATATGCGATGAGAAGCTGAAAGAACTCTTTGAAGTTGATTCATTCGAGGACATATCAGTCTCAAAACTCCTGACCAGCCACTACATCAAGATCGAACAATGA
- the LOC108856931 gene encoding uncharacterized protein LOC108856931 isoform X2, whose protein sequence is MVSDSDLVTRLREILRSSDLETTTPATVRRQLEADFGVELTDKKAFIRDQIDAFLESNGGGAGEEENPDSPPKAEEDADEMTKEGDGEEEEDDEEKEERPVKAKKRGGGGFAKVCQLSPHLEKFLGSSQLARTEVVKKMWAYIKEKDLQDPKDRRKILCDESLHSLFHVKSINMFQMNKALAKHIWPLGDDGCVTSVKEEEDEGDASGERDEKEDKNEEVEEDNEEESEEEVRSLRKRKRKKPAKSEEKPKRKGGGGFAKVCSLSPELQAFTGMTKLARTEVVKMLWKYIKENNLQDPKDGRTIICDESLRSLFPLESINMFQMNKHLTKHIWPLEDDAGESAGSSSPKNGKLKMETEEGESEELNENEEKPKKEGCGLLAPLPLSDALIKFLGDGGESYLSRADVVKRLWEYIEQNDLQDPSDKRRIICDEKLKELFEVDSFEDISVSKLLTSHYIKIEQ, encoded by the exons atggttagCGACTCGGACCTGGTGACCCGACTCCGAGAGATTCTCCGTAGCTCCGACCTCGAAACGACGACTCCGGCAACCGTCCGGCGTCAACTGGAGGCGGATTTCGGTGTGGAATTGACGGATAAGAAGGCCTTCATCAGAGATCAAATCGATGCTTTCCTCGAGAGCAATGGCGGAGGAGCTGGAGAAGAAGAGAATCCAGATAGCCCCCCTAAGGCTGAAGAAGATGCCGATGAAATGACCAAAGAAGgcgatggagaagaagaagaagacgatgaagagaaggaagaaaG GCCAGTAAAGGCTAAGAAACGAGGTGGTGGTGGATTCGCCAAAGTATGTCAGCTTTCTCCTCACCTTGAGAAGTTTCTTGGTTCCTCTCAGTTAGCTCGCACTGAG GTTGTGAAGAAAATGTGGGCATATATTAAAGAGAAAGACTTGCAAGACCCAAAGGATAGAAGGAAGATACTCTGTGATGAGTCTCTGCATTCCTTGTTCCATGTCAAGTCCATTAACATGTTTCAGATGAACAAGGCGTTAGCCAAGCATATCTGGCCCTTGGGTGATGATG GGTGTGTAACCAGtgtgaaagaagaagaagatgaaggtgATGCATCAGGGGAAAGAGACGAGAAAGAGGACAAAAACGAAGAAGTGGAAGAGGATAACGAAGAAGAAAGTGAAGAGGAAGTCAGGAGTTTGCGTAAACGCAAGAGAAAGAA GCCAGCCAAGTCCGAGGAGAAGCCCAAGAGGAAAGGAGGTGGTGGATTTGCTAAAGTTTGCAGCCTCTCGCCAGAGCTTCAGGCTTTTACTGGGATGACAAAATTAGCCAGGACAGAG GTTGTGAAAATGCTTTGGAAGTACATAAAAGAGAACAATTTGCAAGATCCAAAGGATGGACGCACAATCATCTgcgacgaatcattgagatctCTGTTCCCTCTCGAGTCCATCAATATGTTTCAAATGAATAAACATCTAACCAAGCACATATGGCCTTTAGAGGATGATGCAG GAGAATCAGCTGGCTCTAGCTCTCCAAAAAATGGAAAGCTAAAAATGGAAACAGAGGAAGGAG AGAGTGAAGAACTAAACGAGAATGAAGAAAAGCCAAAGAAGGAAGGTTGTGGTCTTCTTGCTCCACTTCCACTTTCAGATGCTCTTATCAAGTTCTTGGGTGATGGAGGAGAAAGCTATTTGTCGAGGGCAGATGTGGTAAAGAGATTGTGGGAGTACATAGAACAGAATGATCTTCAG GATCCTTCTGATAAGAGGAGAATCATATGCGATGAGAAGCTGAAAGAACTCTTTGAAGTTGATTCATTCGAGGACATATCAGTCTCAAAACTCCTGACCAGCCACTACATCAAGATCGAACAATGA
- the LOC108860920 gene encoding uncharacterized protein LOC108860920: MNTCTSSNTAPMPPTSDPLKLFMEDIEKSQTLTLHGKCVKIHVYLASLKEEMSKIKDLGLPNSKQLLDHAIKTLEVEHGRFSEKLKDSTNQTGVIDVDVFPEEIRVSQNPSLNPTNTVLRAQPISMQSKQGTLHHGLAQQGSLQQHRELLQHLGQQVFGKQG; the protein is encoded by the exons ATGAACACTTGCACATCATCAAACAC TGCTCCCATGCCACCAACGAGTGATCCATTGAAGTTGTTCATGGAAGACATTGAAAAATCTCAAACATTAACACTTCATGGAAAATGCGTCAAGATCCATGTATATCTTGCCTCTCTCAAGGAGGAGATGAGTAAGATCAAGGATCTCGGACTTCCTAACTCCAAACAACTCTTAGATCATG CTATCAAGACTCTTGAGGTGGAACATGGTAGATTTTCAGAAAAACTAAAGGATAGTACGAATCAAACAGGAGTTATAGATGTGGACGTATTTCCGGAAGAGATAAGAGTCTCTCAGAATCCAAGCCTAAACCCAACTAACACTGTGCTACGAGCACAGCCAATATCGATGCAAAGTAAACAAGGAACATTGCATCACGGATTGGCGCAACAAGGATCACTGCAACAACATCGAGAATTACTGCAACACTTAGGGCAACAAGTATTCGGGAAACAAGGATGA
- the LOC108858105 gene encoding la-related protein 6C, giving the protein MAQMHREDVESVTKVLDGGGGGGGGGGSSGAQAASSFKFNAEAPEFVPQSRAAVPAPQVSPISGYFYPCFHYSDGGGTGVVGSQASDWFFVDPAQHQHVHDPAAAYYVPSPAVQFPVNQNSSSSLLSDDLRLKIVKQVEYQFTDMSLLANESISKHMNKDPEGYVPISYIASTKKIKALTSNHHLVSLALRSSSKLVVSEDNKKVKRKVPFTERDREDLQGRTVVAENLPDDHSYQNLEKIFGVVGNVKAIRICHPPESNSSRPKGDFLMSNKIHALIEYDHTVVADKAVEKLNDERNWRKGLRVRLLLRCSPKSVLKHRRNFDGILIDDESPYESGEESPRLHLTEHQLDNEGDDNNLGGLWGKGRGKGRGRSPRTYVVGGGGGERSFGIGLGLSLGPMSPSLGLHGSSSPKTATKGPRMPDGTRGFTMGRGKPVNLSLI; this is encoded by the exons ATGGCGCAGATGCACCGAGAAGATGTTGAATCCGTCACCAAAGTACtagacggaggaggaggaggaggaggcggcgGCGGATCTTCCGGCGCTCAGGCGGCGTCATCGTTCAAATTCAACGCCGAGGCACCGGAGTTCGTACCGCAATCGCGTGCCGCCGTACCTGCACCGCAGGTTTCTCCGATCTCCGGTTACTTTTATCCTTGCTTTCACTACAGCGACGGAGGAGGGACCGGCGTCGTCGGTTCTCAGGCATCGGATTGGTTCTTCGTGGATCCTGCTCAGCATCAACACGTTCACGATCCGGCGGCTGCGTATTATGTTCCGAGTCCGGCGGTTCAGTTTCCGGTGAATCAgaactcttcttcttcgttgctCTCCGATGATCTCCGCCTTAAGATCGTCAAACAG GTTGAGTACCAGTTCACAGACATGAGTCTTCTAGCCAATGAGTCCATCTCAAAGCACATGAACAAAGACCCCGAGGGTTATG TGCCAATATCTTACATTGCTTCGACCAAGAAGATTAAGGCTTTAACGAGTAACCACCACTTAGTTTCATTGGCTCTACGCTCCTCCTCTAAGCTT GTTGTGAGTGAAGACAACAAGAAAGTTAAGCGTAAAGTTCCATTTACTGAGAGAGACAGAGAAGATTTGCAG GGCCGGACTGTTGTTGCAGAGAATTTGCCTGATGATCACTCTTACCAGAACCTTGAGAAGATCTTTGGAGTTGTTGGAAA CGTTAAAGCGATTCGAATCTGTCATCCTCCTGAATCAAACTCCTCTCGTCCAAAAGGAGATTTCTTGATGAGCAACAAA ATTCACGCACTTATCGAGTATGACCACACTGTTGTTGCGGATAAAGCT GTGGAGAAGCTGAACGATGAAAGAAACTGGAGGAAAGGACTTCGTGTGAGGCTGCTTCTTAGATGCTCG CCCAAATCAGTGCTCAAGCACAGAAGAAACTTTGATGGCATCCTCATAGATGATGAAAGTCCTTATGAATCTGGAGAAGAATCTCCACGTCTCCATTTAACCGAGCATCAGCTTGATAACGAG GGTGATGACAACAATCTTGGAGGACTATGGGGAAAAGGGAGAGGAAAAGGAAGAGGACGATCTCCAAGAACCTATGTggtaggaggaggaggcggagaaCGTAGCTTCGGTATCGGGCTCGGACTCAGCCTCGGCCCTATGTCACCGAGCCTAGGCCTACACGGATCTTCGTCTCCAAAAACAGCAACAAAGGGACCAAGGATGCCTGATGGGACAAGAGGCTTCACTATGGGACGTGGCAAACCTGTCAATCTCAGTCTTATCTAA
- the LOC108862136 gene encoding LOW QUALITY PROTEIN: CDPK-related kinase 2 (The sequence of the model RefSeq protein was modified relative to this genomic sequence to represent the inferred CDS: inserted 2 bases in 2 codons), translating into MGGCTSKPSSSSSVKPKDAFPQNDDSTPAHPCKSPARTSTAVKSSPFLPFYTPSPARHRRNKSRDGGGGESNKSVTSTPLRQLARAFHPPSPAKHIRDVLRRRKEKKEATIPAAERQQQQKEEREEVGLDKRFGFSKEFQSRMELGEEIGRGHFGYTCSAKFKKGDLKDLDVAVKVIPKSKMTTAISIEDVRREVKILRALSGHNNLVQFYDAFEDNTNVYIAMELCGGGELLDRILARGGKYTEEDAKAVLTQILNVVAFCHLQGVVHRDLKPENFLYTSKEDNSQLKVIDFGLSDFVRPDERLNDIVGSAYYVAPEVLHRSYTTEADVWSIGVIAYILLCGSRPFWARTESGIFRAVLKTEPSFSEPPWPSLSFEAKDFVKRLLYKDPRXRMTASQALMHPWISGCKKMNIPFDILIFRQIKAYLKSSSLRKAALMVLSKTLITDELVYLKAQFALLAPNKXGLITLDNIRSALASNATEAMKESRIPDFLALLNGLEYKGMDFGEFCAASISVHQHESLDCWEQSVRHAYELFEMNGNRVIVIEELASELGVGSTIPVHTILHDWIRHTDGKLSFLGFVKLLHGVSTRQQPLAKTR; encoded by the exons ATGGGAGGTTGTACCTCCAAaccctcctcttcttcctccgtgAAACCCAAAGACGCGTTTCCACAAAATGACGATTCTACCCCTGCCCATCCCTGCAAATCGCCGGCTCGCACCTCAACCGCCGTAAAGTCTTCTCCTTTCCTCCCGTTCTACACTCCAAGCCCCGCCAGGCACCGCCGTAACAAGAGCCGcgacggcggaggaggagagagCAACAAGAGCGTCACCAGCACTCCTCTTCGTCAGCTCGCGCGTGCTTTCCACCCTCCTTCACCGGCGAAACACATCCGTGATGTTCTGCGGcggaggaaggagaagaaggaggcTACTATACCGGCTGCGGAGaggcagcagcagcagaaggaggagagagaggaggTGGGGCTGGACAAGAGATTCGGATTCTCAAAGGAGTTTCAGAGTAGGATGGAGTTAGGGGAAGAGATCGGGAGAGGGCATTTTGGGTACACTTGCTCTGCTAAGTTCAAGAAAGGAGACCTCAAGGATCTTGACGTTGCTGTTAAAGTCATCCCTAAATCTAAG ATGACAACTGCAATATCCATAGAGGATGTGAGAAGAGAAGTAAAAATATTGCGGGCGTTATCTGGACATAACAATCTGGTACAATTCTATGATGCTTTCGAGGACAATACCAACGTCTATATCGCTATGGA GTTATGTGGTGGCGGTGAACTCCTTGACAGAATACTAGCAAG GGGAGGGAAATACACTGAAGAGGATGCAAAAGCAGTGCTTACACAGATCCTTAACGTTGTAGCATTCTGTCATCTCCAAGGAGTAGTTCATCGAGATTTAAAACCAGAG AACTTCTTGTACACTTCCAAGGAGGACAACTCTCAGTTAAAAGTCATAGACTTTGGTTTATCAGACTTTGTCAGACCAGACGAGAGACTGAATGATATAGTGGGTAGTGCGTATTACGTAGCCCCTGAAGTTCTACACAGATCTTACACCACGGAGGCGGATGTATGGAGCATAGGAGTGATAGCATACATTCTCCTATGTGGAAGCCGTCCCTTTTGGGCAAGAACTGAATCAGGAATTTTCAGAGCAGTTCTGAAAACTGAACCGAGTTTCAGTGAACCTCCTTGGCCTTCATTGTCCTTTGAAGCTAAAGATTTTGTGAAGCGGTTATTGTACAAAGACCCAC AAAGAATGACAGCCTCTCAAGCTTTGA TGCATCCATGGATCTCGGGATGTAAGAAGATGAATATCCCATTTGATATACTGATCTTCAGGCAGATCAAAGCATACTTGAAATCTTCTTCTTTGCGCAAAGCTGCTTTGATG GTTCTGTCAAAGACATTGATTACAGATGAACTTGTTTATCTGAAAGCACAGTTTGCACTCTTAGCACCTAACA ATGGCCTCATCACCTTGGATAACATCAGATCG GCACTTGCTTCGAATGCGACAGAAGCAATGAAAGAGTCAAGGATACCAGACTTTCTTGcattg TTAAATGGACTTGAATACAAAGGGATGGATTTTGGAGAGTTTTGCGCAGCTTCGATTAGTGTTCATCAGCACGAGTCACTTGATTGTTGGGAGCAGAGCGTTCGCCATGCTTATGAGCTCTTTGAGATGAATGGAAACCGAGTTATCGTCATCGAAGAACTCGCTTCC GAACTGGGTGTTGGATCAACGATCCCAGTACATACCATTCTACATGACTGGATTAGACACACTGATGGGAAACTAAGCTTCTTGGGTTTTGTCAAACTGTTGCACGGTGTCTCTACTCGACAACAGCCTTTAGCTAAAACACGGTGA
- the LOC108862137 gene encoding polyadenylate-binding protein RBP47B yields the protein MQNGSDSTPPANQTPPPPPPPQAQQWQQHQQWMMMMMMQQQQQQHMMMYPHQYVPYNHGGGHYPPHLQYPPYHHHHQKTQERGGSGGEDVKTLWVGDLLHWMDETYLHTCFSHTREVSSVKVIRNKQTLQSEGYGFVEFHTRAAAEEVLQSFSGSIMPNSEQPFRLNWASFSTGEKRAVENNGPELSVFVGDLSPDVTDALLQELFAERYPSVKSAKVVIDSNTGRSKGYGFVRFGDEEERSRALNEMNGALCCNRQMRVGVATPKRAVANNQHQHSSQAVIVAGGHGANGFTGYGSQSDGDSNNSTIFVGGVGPDVTEEDLRQPFTQFGEVVSVKIPVGKGCGFVQLSNRKSADDAIQSLNGTVIGKNTVRLSWGRTPNKQWRGDNGGYSRGQGYNNGGYANNDHDSNNYPAETT from the exons ATGCAGAACGGCTCAGATTCAACGCCTCCGGCTAACCaaactcctcctcctcctcctcctccgcagGCTCAGCAGTGGCAACAGCATCAAcagtggatgatgatgatgatgatgcaacagcagcagcagcagcatatGATGATGTACCCTCACCAATACGTTCCTTACAATCACGGCGGCGGTCATTATCCTCCTCACCTCCAATACCCGCCCtaccatcaccaccaccaaaAGACACAAGAGCGTGGTGGATCTGGAGGAGAAGACGTCAAGACTCTATGGGTTGGTGACCTTCTTCATTGGATGGACGAGACTTATCTCCACACCTGCTTTTCTCACACCCGCGag GTTTCTTCTGTGAAAGTGATTCGTAACAAGCAAACTCTCCAGTCAGAAGGGTACGGTTTCGTCGAGTTTCACACACGCGCTGCAGCCGAAGAGGTTCTCCAGAGCTTCAGTGGCTCCATAATGCCCAACTCCGAGCAGCCCTTCCGTCTAAACTGGGCGTCTTTCAGCACCGGTGAGAAGAGAGCTGTGGAGAACAACGGTCCTGAGCTGTCCGTCTTCGTCGGAGACTTGTCTCCGGATGTGACTGACGCTCTGCTGCAAGAGTTGTTCGCTGAGAGGTATCCCTCTGTCAAAAGCGCCAAAGTTGTGATCGATTCAAACACGGGAAGGTCCAAAGGTTACGGTTTCGTTAGGTTCGGTGATGAGGAGGAGAGGTCGAGGGCTTTGAACGAGATGAATGGTGCTTTGTGTTGCAACAGGCAGATGCGTGTTGGAGTTGCCACTCCTAAAAGAGCGGTTGCTAATAATCAGCACCAACATTCTTCACAAG CTGTGATAGTGGCTGGTGGGCATGGAGCAAATGGTTTCACTGGTTATGGTTCTCAGTCTGATGGTGACTCAAACAACTCAACA ATATTCGTTGGTGGAGTTGGCCCTGATGTAACTGAAGAAGACCTCAGACAACCATTTACACAATTTGGCGAAGTCGTTTCAGTGAAGATCCCAGTAGGGAAAGGATGTGGATTTGTCCAACTTTCTAACAG GAAGAGTGCTGATGATGCCATCCAGAGCTTGAACGGAACAGTCATCGGCAAGAACACTGTCAGGCTCTCTTGGGGAAGAACCCCGAACAAGcag TGGAGAGGAGACAATGGAGGATATTCACGAGGACAAGGGTACAACAATGGAGGCTACGCTAACAACGACCACGACTCCAACAACTATCCCGCCGAGACTACTTGA
- the LOC108859790 gene encoding cyclin-dependent kinase inhibitor 6 — translation MSERNRNSKRESRELEASITSVVTPLKKKKLDDSSSSADSRAVVLAIPSPPVASTQGRYSVTSEDDDKSSIISSGCFSGGESNETVRNNPSSGVVDLEEIASEALGETTESSSSSALKRDKPPPEASKISTAEEIEAFLSELEGGDDDKQKRFIEKYNFDIVNDKPLQGRYMWDRLKP, via the exons atGAGCGAGAGAAATCGCAACAGCAAGCGAGAATCGCGAGAGCTTGAAGCTTCCATCACAAGCGTCGTCACGccactcaagaagaagaagctcgacgattcttcttcttcagcggACTCTCGTGCCGTCGTCCTCGCGATTCCTTCTCCTCCCGTGGCTTCGACGCAAGGTAGATACTCTGTCACCTCCGAAGACGATGATAAGAGCTCCATCATCAGCTCTGGCTGTTTCAGCGGTGGTGAATCGAACGAAACCGTGAGGAACAATCCATCCTCTGGTGTAGTAGATCTGGAG GAGATAGCGAGCGAGGCTTTGGGAGAAACAAcagaatcatcatcatcgtcggCGTTAAAGAGGGATAAACCCCCACCGGAAGCGAGCAAGATTTCGACGGCGGAGGAGATTGAAGCGTTCTTATCGGAGCTAGAAGGCGGTGACGACGATAAACAGAAGCGATTCATTGAGAA GTACAACTTCGATATCGTCAATGATAAACCGCTTCAAGGTCGTTACATGTGGGATCGACTCAAGCCATGA